The Glycine soja cultivar W05 chromosome 8, ASM419377v2, whole genome shotgun sequence genome has a window encoding:
- the LOC114422398 gene encoding probable plastidic glucose transporter 3: MRGRQRVSSREHILGHDKDENLASVRIPNAKPCWRRSLRHVIVASLSSFLYGYHIGVVNETLESISIDLGFSGNTMAEGLVVSICLGGAFVGSLFSGWIADGVGRRRSFQLCALPMIIGAGMSATAKTLWGMLLGRLFVGTGMGLGPPVAALYVAEVSPPAVRGAFGALTQIATCLGLMGSLFIGIPAKDIVGWWRICFWVSVIPATMLALFMEICAESPHWLFKRGRTIEAEASFEKLLGGVHVKPAMNELSKSDRGDGSDSVKLSELICGRYFRVMFIGSTLFALQQLSGINAVFYFSSTVFESFGVPSAIANTCVGVCNLLGSVVAMILMDKLGRKVLLLGSFLGMGLSMGVQVIAASSFASGFGSMYLSVGGMLLFVLSFAFGAGPVPCLIMSEILPSNIRAKAMAICLAVHWVINFFVGLFFLRLLELIGAQLLYSIFGFCCLIAVVFVKKNILETKGKSLQEIEIALLAQEAN, translated from the exons ATGCGGGGACGGCAGCGAGTGTCATCAAGGGAACACATACTTGGCCACgataaagatgaaaatttag CTTCAGTTCGTATACCAAATGCCAAACCTTGTTGGCGGCGGTCTTTGCGGCATGTAATTGTGGCTtctctttcttcattcttgtatgGATACCATATTGG AGTAGTCAATGAAACCTTAGAGAGCATTTCTATAGATCTTGGCTTTAGTGGGAATACCATGGCTGAGG GTCTTGTAGTAAGTATATGCTTAGGAGGTGCTTTTGTTGGATCTCTGTTCAGTGGATGGATTGCAGATGGTGTTGGGCGTAGAAGAAGTTTCCAGTTGTGTGCTTTGCCTATGATAATTGGGGCTGGAATGAG TGCAACAGCAAAAACTCTTTGGGGCATGCTTTTGGGACGGTTATTTGTTGGTACTGGAATGGGACTTGGTCCACCTGTTGCAGCTCTTTATGTGGCTGAG GTCTCACCTCCAGCGGTACGAGGTGCTTTTGGGGCCTTAACGCAAATTGCAACATGTCTTGGACTCATGGGTTCTCTCTTTATTGGAATTCCAGCCAAGGATATAGTTGGTTG GTGGCGGATTTGTTTCTGGGTATCTGTCATTCCTGCTACAATGCTTGCCCTTTTTATGGAGATCTGTGCAGAGAGTCCTCATTGGCTTTTCAAG aGAGGAAGAACCATTGAAGCTGAAGCTTCATTTGAGAAGCTCTTGGGAGGAGTACATGTGAAACCTGCAATGAATGAACTTTCAAAGTCTGACAGAGGCGATGGATCtgattcagtaaaactttcagaaTTAATCTGTGGCCGCTATTTCAGAG TGATGTTCATTGGATCTACACTTTTTGCGTTGCAGCAGCTATCTGGCATAAATGCTGTTTTCTATTTCTCTTCAACTGTCTTTGAAAGTTTTGGTGTACCATCTGCTATTGCAAACACATGTGTAGGAGTTTGCAATTTATTGG GGTCAGTAGTTGCAATGATTCTGATGGATAAACTTGGAAGGAAAGTGCTGCTCCTGGGTAGCTTTCTGGGCATG GGGTTATCAATGGGTGTACAAGTCATCGCTGCAAGTTCTTTTGCATCAGGATTTGGATCAATGTATTTATCTGTTGGTGGCATGTTACT GTTTGTGCTGTCATTTGCTTTCGGCGCTGGTCCAGTTCCTTGTCTTATCATGTCTGAAATACTACCCAGCAATATCAGAGCAAAGGCAATGGCAATTTGCCTGGCTGTGCATTGG GTGATAAACTTCTTCGTGGGTCTATTTTTTTTGCGCTTGCTGGAGCTAATTGGGGCGCAACTCCTGTATAGTATTTTTGGGTTTTGTTGTTTGATAGCGGTGgtttttgtgaagaaaaataTTCTGGAAACAAAAGGGAAGTCACTTCAGGAAATTGAAATTGCACTTCTTGCACAAGAAGCAAACTAA